In Candidatus Eisenbacteria bacterium, the genomic stretch CATCGTCCACGACGATGATCTCCCACTTTGCAAAAGCAGTTGGAAGAAAACTGCGCAGGATTTCGACGGACCTCAAGGCCTCTCCGGTGGCGCAATAGCAGGGAAGCACCACGCTCACGTCTGGCGAAGAAGAAGTCATCAATTGCGCCGTGCGAGGACCATGAGGTCGTAAAGTGGGTTGACCTTCACCGAGCGTTCCAGCCAGGCCTCAGGAAGATGGCGGTGAAACGGCATCCCGGTCACTCGGCCGACGCGGTCGAGCAGATAGCGCCAGCTCACGACGAGGCTCACATAGCGCATGCTCAGGATGTGAAAACCAGCCTCGACGAGGATCCTTCGCGTTGTCGAGCGGTCGAAGAAGAACAGATGCTCTGGAATCTTGCTCCAACCCGGCCAGCGCCTCCCTAGGATCCGCGCAACCGCGCTGCCGGCATCCGGAGTCGAGAGAGCGAGAAGCCCTTGGGGCTTGAGCGTGCGACGGACCGCGGACAGAGTGCCTCGGGGGTCAGGAAGGTGTTCGAGGACTTCCCAGAGCGTGACGACGTCGTAGGTCCCGTCGGGAATCCCAGCAT encodes the following:
- a CDS encoding class I SAM-dependent methyltransferase, producing AGIPDGTYDVVTLWEVLEHLPDPRGTLSAVRRTLKPQGLLALSTPDAGSAVARILGRRWPGWSKIPEHLFFFDRSTTRRILVEAGFHILSMRYVSLVVSWRYLLDRVGRVTGMPFHRHLPEAWLERSVKVNPLYDLMVLARRN